A single Brevundimonas sp. SL130 DNA region contains:
- a CDS encoding alpha-ketoglutarate-dependent dioxygenase AlkB has product MSAILEVKTTVEGFRLWPAALDAQTQADLVDAVLARLGEGPFYRPQTPGGRPFSVKMSNFGPLGWVSDRGGYRYQATHPQTGRAWPDIPPVLLALWDATVGGPRRPDACLVNLYRQGAKMGLHQDKDEADLGAPVLSVSLGDAAMFRIGPAQGGRTTGLKLESGDVCALTGPARLARHGIDRVMEGSSRLIPGGGRLNLTLRVAGLSPR; this is encoded by the coding sequence ATGTCCGCGATTTTAGAGGTCAAAACCACCGTCGAGGGCTTTCGTCTATGGCCCGCCGCCCTGGACGCCCAGACCCAAGCCGATCTGGTCGATGCGGTGCTTGCGCGGCTGGGAGAGGGGCCCTTCTACCGGCCGCAGACGCCGGGCGGGCGGCCGTTTTCGGTGAAGATGAGCAATTTCGGGCCGCTGGGCTGGGTCTCGGATCGGGGCGGCTATCGCTATCAGGCGACCCACCCGCAGACGGGCCGCGCCTGGCCGGACATTCCGCCTGTGCTGCTGGCCCTTTGGGACGCCACGGTCGGCGGCCCCCGGCGGCCGGACGCCTGTCTGGTCAACCTGTATCGCCAGGGGGCGAAGATGGGCCTGCACCAGGACAAGGACGAGGCCGATCTGGGCGCGCCCGTCCTGTCCGTCTCGCTGGGCGACGCGGCCATGTTCCGCATCGGTCCGGCCCAGGGCGGGCGCACCACAGGTCTCAAGCTTGAAAGCGGCGACGTCTGCGCCCTGACGGGGCCGGCGCGACTGGCCCGGCACGGGATTGACCGCGTGATGGAGGGCTCGTCGCGCCTGATCCCCGGCGGCGGGCGGCTGAACCTGACGCTGCGCGTGGCGGGGCTCAGCCCTCGATGA
- a CDS encoding PadR family transcriptional regulator has translation MRSSGIFQGRRDEGGEKHRRHGGFGHFGRGMRGGRGADFGPGWGPGSNEGEARGRGHGNGRRGGGSRLFDHGTLRWVLLSLIAEKPSHGYELIKAVETRLGGAYSPSPGVIYPSLTLLEEMGALESQADGGKKLYSITEAGRALLAENAEVLRAAEATMDKFMARSMRPTAIHDAIVRLRTTIHGRLTGETALTEAQVQAIAAALTAAADKVEQA, from the coding sequence ATGAGGTCCAGCGGGATCTTTCAAGGCCGCCGCGATGAAGGCGGCGAAAAACACAGGCGTCACGGCGGCTTCGGACATTTCGGCCGGGGCATGCGCGGCGGGCGCGGCGCGGACTTTGGGCCCGGCTGGGGCCCCGGCTCGAACGAGGGCGAGGCGCGCGGACGCGGCCATGGCAATGGCCGACGGGGCGGCGGCAGTCGCCTGTTCGACCACGGAACCCTGCGCTGGGTTCTGCTGTCGCTGATCGCCGAAAAGCCCAGCCACGGCTACGAGCTGATCAAGGCGGTCGAGACCCGGCTGGGCGGCGCCTATTCGCCCAGCCCCGGCGTCATCTACCCCAGCCTGACCCTGCTGGAGGAGATGGGCGCGCTGGAGTCCCAGGCCGACGGCGGCAAGAAGCTGTATTCGATCACCGAGGCCGGCCGCGCCCTGCTGGCCGAGAACGCCGAGGTGTTGCGCGCCGCAGAGGCGACGATGGACAAGTTCATGGCCCGGTCGATGCGGCCGACGGCCATCCATGACGCCATCGTCCGTCTGCGGACGACCATTCACGGCCGACTGACCGGCGAGACCGCCCTGACCGAGGCTCAGGTCCAGGCCATCGCCGCCGCCCTGACTGCAGCCGCCGACAAGGTGGAACAGGCATGA
- a CDS encoding dienelactone hydrolase family protein, whose amino-acid sequence MDDLKRRWARLEPYLTIVGPDDDQPRPAVLLFHGCGGLRDHLPRYAEAAKAAGWRAFIVDSYGPRGWGRAFTLTAVCTGLAFRGYERAGDVLAAIQGISARPDVDATKLTLAGWSHGGWSIMEMMSADRAPKTLGVADPGAADLSGVRAVWLAYPYIGPFAFNRMKPWRHCPKVLAVTCKRDHLTTVRNAEMVNAMIRDCGAEVESWVAPGTHAFDEPTSNGPMRHDPDLTEESLRRFRAFLTDVAPHV is encoded by the coding sequence ATGGATGATCTGAAGCGCCGTTGGGCCCGCCTCGAACCCTATCTGACCATCGTCGGCCCCGACGACGACCAGCCCCGGCCCGCCGTGCTGCTGTTCCACGGCTGCGGCGGCCTGCGCGATCATCTGCCCCGCTATGCCGAGGCGGCCAAGGCGGCGGGCTGGCGCGCCTTCATCGTCGATTCCTACGGCCCGCGCGGCTGGGGCCGGGCCTTCACCCTGACGGCGGTCTGCACCGGCCTGGCCTTCCGGGGTTATGAGCGGGCCGGCGACGTCCTAGCGGCCATCCAGGGGATTTCGGCGCGGCCCGATGTGGACGCGACTAAGCTGACCCTGGCCGGCTGGAGCCACGGCGGCTGGTCGATCATGGAGATGATGAGCGCTGACCGCGCGCCCAAAACCCTGGGCGTAGCCGATCCCGGCGCGGCCGACCTGTCGGGGGTCCGGGCCGTCTGGCTGGCCTATCCCTATATCGGGCCGTTCGCCTTCAACCGGATGAAGCCGTGGCGGCACTGTCCCAAGGTGCTGGCCGTCACCTGCAAACGCGACCACCTGACCACGGTGCGCAACGCTGAAATGGTCAACGCCATGATCCGCGACTGCGGCGCCGAGGTCGAAAGCTGGGTCGCCCCAGGCACCCACGCCTTCGATGAGCCGACCAGCAACGGCCCGATGCGTCACGACCCGGACCTGACCGAAGAGTCTCTGCGCCGCTTCCGCGCCTTCCTGACCGACGTCGCGCCCCACGTCTGA
- a CDS encoding siderophore-interacting protein produces the protein MTDALRVPRRVRHELKFRTLTVASVQDLTPTYRRIVLEGADLDGFVSLGFDDHVKIFPVAEGQAPVLPTLGPDGPVFPEPRPAARDYTPRAFDAAARRLTLDFVVGHGGPATEWAMAAQPGSILGVGGPRGSFILPTAFADHVLIGDETALPAIARRLEELPVGARAHVVVEVADAGSTLAFDSAAEVAVTWAVRDGAPRGRAEALLAALDTALTGVDPKDAYVWIAAESAVAKALRTRVLALGFSPKTMKAAGYWRLGGAGAHEVIEG, from the coding sequence ATGACCGACGCCCTGCGTGTTCCCCGCCGCGTGCGGCACGAACTGAAGTTCCGCACCCTGACGGTCGCCTCGGTCCAGGACCTGACGCCGACCTATCGCCGCATCGTGCTGGAAGGCGCGGATCTGGACGGCTTCGTCTCCCTGGGCTTCGACGACCATGTGAAGATCTTCCCGGTCGCCGAGGGCCAGGCGCCGGTCCTGCCGACGCTGGGCCCGGACGGTCCGGTCTTCCCCGAGCCGCGCCCCGCCGCCCGCGACTACACCCCCCGCGCCTTCGACGCCGCCGCTCGCCGCCTGACGCTGGACTTTGTCGTCGGCCACGGCGGTCCGGCGACCGAATGGGCCATGGCGGCTCAGCCGGGGTCGATCCTGGGCGTCGGCGGGCCGCGCGGGTCGTTCATCCTTCCCACGGCCTTCGCCGATCACGTCCTGATCGGCGACGAGACGGCCCTGCCGGCCATCGCCCGCCGGTTGGAGGAACTGCCCGTCGGCGCTCGCGCCCATGTGGTGGTCGAGGTCGCGGACGCAGGTTCGACCCTGGCCTTCGACAGCGCCGCCGAGGTCGCCGTGACCTGGGCCGTGCGCGACGGCGCCCCGCGCGGCCGGGCCGAGGCCCTGTTGGCCGCGCTCGACACCGCCCTGACCGGGGTCGATCCCAAGGACGCCTATGTCTGGATCGCCGCCGAATCCGCCGTGGCCAAGGCCCTGCGGACGCGCGTGCTGGCCCTGGGCTTTTCGCCCAAGACGATGAAGGCCGCCGGCTACTGGCGTCTCGGCGGAGCGGGCGCGCACGAGGTCATCGAGGGCTGA
- a CDS encoding Rrf2 family transcriptional regulator produces MKRDSRLSNILHALLHMAEYEARTGAPMTSDQLAVCLSTNPVVVRRTMAGLREQGLVASEKGHGGGWRLALPLDQVSLGQVNAALGGPGLFPETPPVEADGCLVEAAVNDALAETYAAAHALLLARLNEITLADLAADFARRMADHPKRDLLNARLNAHRPK; encoded by the coding sequence ATGAAAAGGGATTCCCGCCTCTCGAACATCCTCCACGCCCTGCTGCACATGGCCGAGTACGAGGCAAGAACCGGCGCACCCATGACCTCGGACCAGTTGGCCGTCTGCCTGTCGACCAATCCCGTCGTGGTGCGCCGGACCATGGCCGGCCTGCGCGAACAGGGACTGGTGGCTTCGGAAAAGGGGCATGGCGGCGGCTGGCGGCTGGCCCTGCCGCTGGACCAGGTCAGCCTGGGCCAGGTGAACGCCGCCCTGGGCGGTCCCGGCCTGTTTCCCGAAACCCCGCCGGTCGAGGCGGACGGCTGTCTGGTCGAGGCGGCGGTCAACGACGCCCTGGCCGAGACCTACGCCGCCGCCCACGCCCTGCTGCTGGCGCGGCTGAATGAGATCACCCTGGCCGATCTGGCGGCGGACTTCGCGCGCCGGATGGCCGACCACCCCAAAAGGGATTTGCTGAATGCCCGTCTCAACGCCCATCGCCCCAAGTGA
- a CDS encoding NAD(P)/FAD-dependent oxidoreductase, translating into MPVSTPIAPSEPMPHDALIIGGSYAGLSAAQQLVRARRRVLVIDDGRPRNRFAARAHGVLANDGRPGAEITAAARSQVAAYPTAAFRMAEAVAVERIDGGFSVAFADGTRTRGRRLLLSHGVEDVLPDIPGVKERWGRTALHCPWCHGYEIGGGPIGVLGRGDHAVQYAATVAEWGQVTLFLGLEVGLSPEDAHLLYRRGVTIETTPIAQLEGEAPTLTGARLTDGRFVELKAIFVGASVRVASPFAERLGCEMTDTPMGRVIKVDAMQATSQPGVFAAGDLARAASNITLATSDGMVAAHGLFRSLVEEETARAA; encoded by the coding sequence ATGCCCGTCTCAACGCCCATCGCCCCAAGTGAGCCCATGCCGCACGACGCCCTGATCATCGGCGGCTCCTACGCCGGCCTCTCCGCCGCCCAGCAACTGGTCAGGGCCCGTCGCCGGGTGCTGGTCATCGATGACGGACGGCCCCGCAACCGTTTCGCCGCCCGCGCCCACGGCGTCCTGGCCAACGACGGCCGACCGGGCGCGGAGATCACGGCGGCGGCGCGGTCGCAGGTCGCGGCCTATCCCACCGCCGCCTTCCGCATGGCCGAGGCGGTCGCGGTCGAGCGGATCGACGGCGGCTTCTCGGTCGCCTTCGCCGACGGCACGCGCACGCGTGGCCGCCGGCTTTTGCTGTCGCATGGGGTCGAGGACGTTCTGCCCGATATTCCAGGCGTCAAGGAACGCTGGGGCCGCACGGCCCTGCACTGTCCCTGGTGCCACGGCTATGAGATCGGCGGCGGCCCCATCGGCGTGCTGGGGCGCGGCGACCATGCGGTCCAGTACGCCGCCACCGTGGCGGAGTGGGGCCAGGTCACCCTGTTTTTGGGGCTGGAGGTCGGCCTGTCGCCGGAGGACGCCCATCTGCTGTACCGGCGCGGCGTGACCATAGAGACCACGCCCATCGCCCAGCTTGAGGGCGAGGCCCCGACGCTGACCGGGGCCCGGCTGACCGACGGTCGCTTCGTGGAGCTGAAGGCCATCTTCGTCGGCGCCAGCGTCCGCGTCGCCAGCCCCTTCGCCGAGCGGCTGGGCTGCGAGATGACCGACACGCCGATGGGCCGGGTGATCAAGGTCGATGCCATGCAGGCGACGTCCCAGCCGGGCGTCTTCGCCGCTGGCGACCTGGCGCGCGCCGCGTCCAACATCACCCTGGCGACCTCGGACGGCATGGTCGCCGCCCACGGCCTGTTCCGCTCATTGGTCGAGGAAGAGACGGCGCGGGCCGCCTGA